GCGCCCGCCCGCGGGCCCTGGCATCCCCGGGGTGCGCGGGCCCAGGCCCGGGGTCTGAGCTGGGGGCTTTGGACGCGGCATGTGGAAAGGAGTACGGCCCGGGAGTGGCAGCGGGGGATAGCCAGGGGGCGAGGCCGGGTGGGGAAGAGGGGCAGGCGGGAGTAGCTAGTGCCCCGGGACAGGCTCGGCCGAGCCGGCGCCGCGCCCCTGCGTGCGCGCAAGGGGCGGAGGCGGAGGGGCGGCACCCCCTCCCAGGACTGGGCGGGGGTCCTAGACAGGATCGGGGCCGGGAGTGGGGGCGCGGCGCCCCCGCGGGCGGGCGAGTGACACGatcatctccttttcctttaagCTTGCCTGTTGCCGACGCCGCCGCTCCAGCCGCGCCGCGGGCAGAAGACTGGACCGCTGAGCCCcgggccgcggcggcggcggcggctgagCGCCCCCACCGATGCCGTGACCCTCCTGCCCGGGGGCGGGGACCCGGGCTTCACCGGCCGGGGCCGCTCCGGTgcgcctcctcccacccctctgcccGCCTTctccccccactccccgccccccgGCCCCGAACCCCGCGCACCTCGTCTGgggacggggcggggggtgggggggcagggctGCCGCTCCTCTCCGCCCCTCCTCCTCCGGCCTCTGGAGCGATTTGTCAAACTTCCCATTCCGCCGGCAGCgcggtcctcctcctcctcctcctcctccttcaccacctcctcctcctctgcctcctcctccccccgcGCTCCTCCCTCCCCGCGCCTCCCTCGCCCGCCCTCCTTCTTCCCTCCGCACGTTCGGGGATCGCGGCGGAGCGCGGAGCGGGGGGGACGCGGAGAGCCGGGGCGCAGCAGCATCCTGCGGGCGGCCGCTCTCCGGGGGGGAGGCTGAGAGCCGGCCCGCCTCGCCCCCCCGCGGGCCCgccgcccctccctccctccctctcagcccggcagcggcggcggcggcggcggcggcggcagtggCAGTCGCCGGAGGAGCATCATGCCGAGGAGGAAGCAGCAGGCGCCCCGGCGCGCAGCA
The nucleotide sequence above comes from Bos indicus x Bos taurus breed Angus x Brahman F1 hybrid chromosome 18, Bos_hybrid_MaternalHap_v2.0, whole genome shotgun sequence. Encoded proteins:
- the LOC113876615 gene encoding uncharacterized protein LOC113876615, with product MLLRPGSPRPPRSALRRDPRTCGGKKEGGRGRRGEGGARGEEEAEEEEVVKEEEEEEEDRAAGGMGSLTNRSRGRRRRGGEERQPCPPTPRPVPRRGARGSGPGGGEWGEKAGRGVGGGAPERPRPVKPGSPPPGRRVTASVGALSRRRRRGPGLSGPVFCPRRGWSGGVGNRQA